The Pseudomonadota bacterium region ATCGCGGCACGCTGTCAGCCAGCGTCACCCGCGACACCGCCAAATCCGCCATGACCTCGCCCCCACACAGCCCCGCGGCCAGACCCACCAACCGCGGGCCCAGCCGAGAGCTGATCGTGTTCAACGGCCGCCTCGACACTGTGGATTTCATGCAGTGGGTGCACCACCGGGCTTGCAAGTTGGGCTTGTCCGGGCACGTGAGGCCACACGGCGAGGCTGTTCTGGTCGACGTCACGGGCCCGGACGAACTCATCGACGCGATGGCACTGTGCTGCAGCCTGGGTCCGGTCTCGTCCTGTGTGGAAACGGTCCAGCGCACCCCGGCGACACCGCACCAGAACGGTGCAACGG contains the following coding sequences:
- a CDS encoding acylphosphatase, translating into MTSPPHSPAARPTNRGPSRELIVFNGRLDTVDFMQWVHHRACKLGLSGHVRPHGEAVLVDVTGPDELIDAMALCCSLGPVSSCVETVQRTPATPHQNGATAFEIRPDD